From Sphingopyxis sp. USTB-05, the proteins below share one genomic window:
- a CDS encoding PilZ domain-containing protein — translation MRSLLAHIAAPVETPNRRRMERRTLRLDVAARSATDESAVVIRNLSRTGLLIETDAAFSIGETFLLVLPELGAAPARIVRNEGRLFGCEFLTPVPASAISAALLRAPHDGEADDIADTATAGDAGGLYARRPSSAILFTALTAVFTAVVLLFIVALVSLNFTAN, via the coding sequence GTGAGATCCTTGCTGGCCCATATCGCGGCTCCGGTCGAAACGCCGAACCGTCGGCGGATGGAACGCCGTACGCTCCGGCTCGACGTCGCCGCGCGTTCAGCGACCGACGAATCCGCCGTCGTCATCCGCAACCTGTCGCGAACCGGCCTGCTGATCGAGACGGACGCTGCCTTTTCCATCGGCGAGACCTTTCTGTTGGTCCTGCCCGAACTGGGCGCCGCCCCCGCGCGCATCGTTCGCAACGAAGGCCGGCTCTTTGGGTGCGAGTTTCTGACGCCCGTCCCCGCGAGCGCGATCAGCGCGGCGCTGCTCCGGGCGCCGCACGACGGGGAAGCCGACGATATTGCCGACACCGCGACCGCAGGCGATGCGGGCGGGCTCTATGCCCGGCGGCCATCGAGCGCGATCCTTTTCACCGCGCTGACGGCGGTGTTCACTGCCGTCGTCCTTCTCTTCATCGTTGCGCTGGTCTCGCTAAACTTCACGGCCAATTAA